A genomic stretch from Bradyrhizobium sp. 195 includes:
- the rpoZ gene encoding DNA-directed RNA polymerase subunit omega, with product MARVTVEDCIDKVDNRFDLVLLAAHRARMISSGSQLTVDRDNDKNPVVSLREIAETTISPEDLREELVHSLQKFVEVDEPEPDTVPLIGSAGASVDADDTEVAVERMTEEELLKGLEGLAPPEEQPEEDE from the coding sequence ATGGCTCGCGTCACCGTAGAAGATTGTATCGACAAGGTCGACAACCGGTTTGACTTGGTCCTGCTGGCCGCCCACCGTGCCCGCATGATTTCGTCCGGTTCACAACTAACGGTTGACCGCGATAACGACAAGAACCCCGTTGTGTCTTTGCGCGAAATTGCCGAGACGACCATTTCGCCCGAGGACCTCCGCGAGGAGCTGGTGCACTCGCTCCAGAAGTTCGTCGAGGTCGACGAGCCCGAGCCGGATACGGTGCCGCTGATCGGTTCCGCGGGTGCAAGCGTCGATGCGGACGATACCGAAGTCGCCGTCGAGCGCATGACCGAAGAGGAGCTCCTGAAGGGTCTCGAAGGCCTCGCGCCGCCCGAGGAGCAGCCCGAGGAAGACGAGTAA
- a CDS encoding uracil-DNA glycosylase — protein sequence MTTSRSEAARSSRQPSTVVPDRDCPLCPRLVAFREANRAREPLWHNAPVAPFGDIKARLLIVGLAPGMQGANRTGRPFTGDYAGDLLYATLLEYGFAKGTYQARPDDGLKLIDCRIANAVHCVPPQNKPLPVEINTCRQFLVANLETMPKLRAIIALGRIAHDSVLKPLKLKASQAPFGHGAVHQAGAFKLYDSYHCSRYNTNTGVLTAGMFRSVFAKVKADLD from the coding sequence ATGACGACTTCGAGGAGTGAGGCGGCCCGGTCAAGCCGCCAGCCTTCCACCGTCGTTCCCGACCGCGATTGTCCGCTCTGTCCGCGTCTGGTCGCCTTTCGCGAGGCGAACCGGGCGCGTGAGCCGTTGTGGCACAATGCGCCGGTAGCGCCCTTCGGCGACATCAAGGCGCGCCTTTTGATCGTCGGCCTCGCGCCGGGGATGCAGGGCGCCAACCGCACGGGACGGCCGTTCACCGGCGATTATGCCGGCGACCTGCTCTACGCCACCTTGCTCGAATACGGGTTTGCCAAGGGCACCTATCAGGCGCGTCCCGATGACGGCTTGAAGCTGATCGACTGCCGGATCGCCAACGCAGTGCATTGCGTTCCGCCGCAGAACAAGCCGCTGCCGGTCGAGATCAACACCTGCCGGCAGTTTCTGGTCGCGAATCTCGAGACGATGCCGAAGCTGCGCGCGATCATCGCGCTCGGGCGAATTGCGCACGACAGCGTGCTCAAGCCGCTGAAGCTGAAGGCCTCTCAAGCCCCCTTCGGCCATGGCGCCGTGCATCAGGCCGGCGCGTTCAAGCTTTACGACAGCTATCACTGCTCGCGCTACAACACGAACACGGGCGTGCTGACGGCGGGCATGTTCCGGTCGGTGTTCGCGAAGGTGAAGGCGGATCTCGATTAG
- a CDS encoding LabA-like NYN domain-containing protein, translating into MSPSSTDKIALFIDGANLYATAKTLGFDIDYKRLLKEFQSRGTLLRAFYYTAIIEDQEYSSIRPLIDWLDYNGYTVVTKATKEFIDASGRRKVKGNMDIELAVDAMELAEHIDQMVLFSGDGDFRSLVEAVQRRGVRVTVISTIASQPPMIADELRRQADVFTDLVELQSKLGRDPSERPAPRDRGERGERHHAPQFLQRATTMAPRGDDDFEE; encoded by the coding sequence ATGTCCCCTTCCTCTACCGACAAGATCGCGCTCTTCATCGACGGAGCCAATCTCTACGCGACGGCGAAAACTCTGGGCTTCGACATCGACTACAAGCGCCTGTTGAAGGAGTTTCAGAGCCGCGGGACGCTGCTTCGGGCGTTCTACTACACCGCGATCATCGAGGATCAGGAATACTCCTCGATTCGCCCGTTGATCGACTGGCTGGACTACAACGGCTACACCGTCGTGACCAAGGCGACCAAGGAGTTCATCGACGCCTCCGGCCGCCGCAAGGTCAAGGGTAACATGGACATCGAGCTCGCCGTGGACGCCATGGAGCTCGCCGAGCACATCGACCAGATGGTGCTGTTCTCCGGTGACGGCGACTTCCGCTCCCTGGTCGAGGCCGTGCAGCGCCGCGGCGTGCGGGTCACCGTGATCTCCACCATCGCCAGCCAGCCGCCGATGATCGCCGACGAGCTGCGCCGCCAGGCCGACGTCTTCACCGACCTGGTCGAGCTGCAATCCAAGCTCGGCCGCGATCCGTCCGAACGCCCCGCCCCGCGTGACCGTGGTGAGCGTGGCGAACGCCACCACGCCCCCCAATTCCTCCAGCGCGCAACCACGATGGCGCCGAGGGGCGATGACGACTTCGAGGAGTGA
- the dapA gene encoding 4-hydroxy-tetrahydrodipicolinate synthase — protein sequence MAAKTKFRGSFTALVTPFKNGSLDEAAFRSLVNWQISEGTNGLVPVGTTGESPTLSHDEHKKVVEWCIAEAKGRVPVVAGAGSNSTQEAVELSQHAEKAGADAVLVVTPYYNKPTQEGMYQHFKAINDAVGIPIIIYNIPPRSVIDMSVDTMKRLWELKNIAGVKDATASMVRVSQQRAAMGEEFNQLSGEDATILGYMAHGGHGCISVTSNVAPRLCSEFHVAWQKGDHATALKLHDKLMPLHNNLFIESNPAPIKYALSLLGKLDETLRLPMVPVSEPTRVAVRSAMVHAGLIN from the coding sequence ATGGCAGCCAAGACGAAATTCCGGGGGTCGTTCACCGCCTTGGTCACGCCGTTCAAGAACGGCTCGCTGGACGAGGCGGCGTTCCGCTCCCTCGTCAACTGGCAGATTTCAGAGGGCACCAACGGCCTGGTCCCGGTTGGCACCACCGGCGAGAGCCCGACCCTCAGCCATGACGAGCACAAGAAGGTGGTCGAATGGTGCATCGCCGAGGCCAAGGGCCGCGTGCCCGTCGTCGCCGGCGCAGGCTCCAACTCGACCCAGGAGGCGGTCGAGCTCTCCCAGCACGCCGAGAAGGCAGGCGCGGACGCCGTGCTGGTCGTGACGCCCTATTACAACAAGCCGACGCAAGAAGGCATGTACCAGCACTTCAAGGCGATCAACGACGCGGTCGGGATCCCGATCATCATCTACAACATCCCGCCGCGCTCGGTGATCGACATGTCGGTCGACACCATGAAGCGGCTGTGGGAGCTGAAGAACATCGCCGGCGTCAAGGACGCCACCGCCAGCATGGTGCGCGTGTCGCAGCAGCGCGCGGCGATGGGCGAGGAGTTCAACCAGCTCTCCGGCGAGGACGCCACCATCCTCGGCTACATGGCCCATGGCGGCCACGGCTGCATCTCCGTCACCTCGAACGTGGCGCCGCGCCTGTGCTCGGAGTTCCACGTCGCCTGGCAGAAGGGCGACCATGCCACCGCCTTGAAGCTGCACGACAAGCTGATGCCGCTGCACAACAACCTCTTCATCGAGAGCAATCCGGCGCCGATCAAGTATGCACTGTCACTGCTCGGCAAGCTGGACGAGACGCTGCGGCTGCCGATGGTGCCGGTTTCCGAGCCGACCCGCGTTGCGGTCCGTAGCGCCATGGTGCACGCTGGCCTGATCAACTGA
- a CDS encoding lytic transglycosylase domain-containing protein yields MAGLSVGCAALAKSNETTAETVTAKPAAKDAAKGSSKETNKGTGKDTSKDAAKGASKGAAGAPSKDTAKKPAKDTGKDTGKDAGKSAGKEPAKDKPKPAAAAPAPKSHSTAHGSPPKTAPAPAATATVRPSAPVARPAAAPVLAPATRQHAAPRKPVVPAAVAATSSTSQGDKETLESVIELVRKRKAGDATNASASISDPVARKLAEWIILRSEDNGATVERYRAFLSANPSWPSQTFLRRRLEAAMWDDRRDDSVAWSWFENESPISAKGRFTLAKAMLARGDRANAERLVREAWRSDPMSEDTENNALDQFGALLTPGDQKARMDTLLYGSENEAALRAAKRLGAGYVALARARIAAVKKAPNARALLDAVPRELHNDPGFTFSKIQLLRREEKFAEAAQLMLSAPKDPGRLHNLDEWWIERRLLARKMIDTEEFRSAYLIARDAALPSRDIYKTEQEFTAGWIALRFLNDPAAAAQHFARIGVGSVNPTALARAGYWQGRAAEAMGRQQEARNAYGRAAEQSTSYYGQLARAKLGLPQIELNSQPRGRGADRLEIVRAAHLLYELDEREMAIPLLADMGENGDPEALAGLGELTQRYSDARGMLLLGKAALNRGLPFDFYAYPVNGIPQFTPIGPEVERSIVYAIARQESAFNPSVVSPAQAYGLMQVTPDAARYVCKRHGATYDLGRLKNDSVYNATLGSAELGGLLEDYRGSYIMTFAAYNAGRGSVKKWIDRYGDPRDPKVDAVDWVELIPFSETRNYVQRIMENLQVYRARFGGGSRLQIEADLRRGTASVE; encoded by the coding sequence ATGGCAGGGCTCTCGGTCGGCTGCGCCGCCCTGGCCAAGTCCAACGAGACGACGGCGGAGACCGTCACCGCAAAGCCCGCCGCCAAGGACGCGGCAAAGGGCTCGTCCAAGGAGACCAACAAGGGAACCGGCAAGGACACTTCGAAGGACGCAGCCAAGGGGGCGAGCAAAGGGGCGGCTGGCGCCCCGAGTAAGGACACCGCGAAGAAACCGGCCAAGGATACGGGCAAGGATACTGGCAAGGACGCGGGCAAGAGCGCCGGGAAAGAACCCGCAAAGGACAAACCCAAGCCTGCCGCAGCGGCACCTGCTCCGAAATCACATTCGACCGCCCACGGTTCGCCTCCGAAAACGGCCCCCGCGCCGGCCGCGACCGCCACCGTCAGACCTTCTGCCCCCGTCGCCAGGCCGGCCGCGGCGCCTGTGCTGGCTCCGGCGACCCGCCAACATGCCGCGCCGCGCAAGCCGGTCGTCCCGGCCGCGGTCGCTGCGACGTCGTCGACGTCCCAGGGCGACAAGGAGACGCTGGAGAGCGTCATCGAGCTCGTGCGCAAGCGCAAGGCGGGTGACGCCACCAACGCGAGCGCCAGCATTTCCGATCCGGTCGCGCGAAAACTTGCGGAATGGATCATCCTGCGCAGCGAGGACAATGGCGCGACCGTGGAGCGCTACCGCGCCTTCCTCTCCGCCAATCCGAGCTGGCCGTCGCAGACCTTTCTACGCCGTCGCCTCGAAGCTGCGATGTGGGACGACAGGCGCGACGATTCCGTCGCGTGGTCGTGGTTCGAGAACGAATCTCCGATCTCGGCCAAGGGCCGCTTCACGCTCGCCAAGGCGATGCTGGCGCGCGGCGACCGCGCCAACGCCGAGCGGCTGGTGCGCGAGGCCTGGCGCAGCGATCCAATGTCAGAGGACACCGAGAACAACGCGCTCGACCAGTTCGGCGCCCTGCTGACGCCGGGCGACCAGAAGGCGCGGATGGACACCCTGCTCTACGGCAGCGAGAACGAGGCCGCGCTGCGCGCCGCAAAGCGTCTCGGCGCCGGCTATGTCGCACTCGCCAGGGCCCGCATCGCCGCCGTCAAGAAGGCACCGAACGCACGCGCGCTGCTCGACGCGGTACCGCGTGAGCTGCACAACGATCCCGGCTTCACCTTCAGCAAGATCCAGCTCCTGCGCCGCGAGGAGAAGTTCGCCGAGGCCGCCCAGCTGATGCTGTCCGCGCCGAAGGATCCGGGCCGCCTCCACAATCTCGACGAATGGTGGATCGAGCGGCGTCTGCTGGCACGCAAGATGATCGACACCGAGGAATTCCGCAGTGCCTATCTGATCGCGCGCGATGCCGCGCTGCCCTCGCGCGACATCTACAAGACCGAGCAGGAGTTCACCGCCGGGTGGATCGCGCTCCGCTTCCTCAACGACCCCGCCGCCGCCGCGCAGCATTTCGCCCGCATCGGGGTCGGCAGCGTCAATCCGACCGCGCTGGCGCGCGCCGGCTATTGGCAGGGCCGCGCCGCGGAGGCGATGGGCCGCCAGCAGGAGGCGCGCAACGCCTATGGGCGGGCTGCCGAACAATCGACCAGCTATTACGGCCAGCTCGCACGCGCAAAGCTCGGCCTGCCGCAGATCGAGCTCAACAGTCAGCCGCGCGGGCGCGGCGCCGACCGGCTGGAGATCGTGCGCGCCGCGCATTTGCTCTACGAGCTCGACGAGCGTGAGATGGCGATACCTCTGCTTGCAGACATGGGCGAGAACGGCGATCCCGAAGCGCTTGCCGGCCTCGGCGAACTGACCCAGCGCTATAGCGACGCGCGCGGCATGCTGCTGCTCGGCAAGGCCGCGCTCAACCGCGGCCTGCCCTTCGACTTCTACGCCTACCCCGTCAACGGCATTCCGCAATTCACGCCGATCGGCCCCGAGGTCGAGCGCAGCATCGTCTACGCGATCGCCCGGCAGGAAAGCGCGTTCAACCCCTCGGTGGTCTCGCCGGCACAAGCCTACGGGCTGATGCAGGTGACGCCGGACGCCGCGCGCTATGTCTGCAAGCGGCACGGCGCGACTTACGATCTGGGCCGGCTGAAGAACGATTCGGTCTACAATGCCACGCTCGGCTCGGCCGAGCTCGGCGGACTGCTCGAGGATTACCGCGGCTCCTACATCATGACCTTTGCCGCCTACAATGCCGGCCGCGGCAGCGTGAAGAAGTGGATCGATCGCTACGGCGATCCGCGCGACCCGAAGGTGGACGCGGTCGACTGGGTCGAGCTGATTCCATTCTCGGAGACGCGCAACTACGTGCAGCGGATCATGGAGAACCTTCAGGTCTACCGCGCCCGCTTCGGCGGCGGCTCGCGCTTGCAGATCGAGGCCGATCTGCGCCGCGGCACCGCAAGCGTGGAATAA
- the smpB gene encoding SsrA-binding protein SmpB: MADKNERPIKVMAENRKARFNYAIEDTIEAGIALTGTEVKSIRNGKSTIAESYADSKDGEIWLINATIPEYLQGNRFNHEPKRPRKLLLHRRQINKLMGAVDREGMTLIPLKLYFNERGRAKLQLAVAKGKKLHDKRETEKKRDWSREKGRLMRARG; the protein is encoded by the coding sequence ATGGCCGATAAAAACGAACGTCCAATCAAGGTCATGGCGGAGAATCGCAAGGCCCGCTTCAACTATGCGATCGAGGACACGATCGAGGCCGGCATTGCGCTGACCGGCACCGAGGTCAAGTCGATCCGCAACGGCAAGAGCACGATTGCGGAATCCTACGCCGACTCCAAGGACGGCGAGATCTGGCTGATCAACGCCACCATTCCCGAATATCTCCAGGGCAACCGTTTCAATCACGAGCCCAAGCGGCCGCGAAAATTGCTGCTGCATCGTCGGCAGATCAACAAGCTGATGGGCGCGGTCGACCGCGAGGGCATGACGCTGATCCCGCTCAAGCTCTATTTCAACGAGCGTGGGCGGGCCAAATTACAGCTGGCGGTGGCAAAGGGCAAAAAGCTGCACGACAAGCGCGAGACCGAGAAGAAGCGCGATTGGAGCCGGGAGAAGGGGCGCCTGATGCGGGCGAGGGGCTGA
- a CDS encoding peroxiredoxin, whose protein sequence is MTQRNLLEVDWTRIPAPEDDGAAAHLTGMTLPSIGLLATDDTSVTLSALRGRTVVFAYPRTGEPGKIALVDDWDMIPGARGCTPQTCAFRDLFAELKAAGAAHVFGLSTQSNEYQTEMASRLHLPFPVLSDEKLALTRALKLPTMEVAGLTLIKRLALIIDDASITHVLYPVFPPDRNAGDVLDWLKANPAKA, encoded by the coding sequence ATGACTCAGCGGAACCTGCTCGAGGTCGATTGGACCCGGATTCCCGCGCCCGAAGATGATGGCGCCGCCGCGCATCTCACGGGCATGACGCTGCCCTCGATCGGCCTGCTCGCAACCGACGACACGTCAGTCACGCTGTCGGCGCTGCGCGGCCGCACCGTTGTGTTCGCCTATCCGCGCACGGGCGAGCCCGGCAAGATCGCGCTGGTCGACGATTGGGACATGATTCCGGGTGCGCGCGGTTGCACGCCGCAGACTTGTGCGTTTCGCGATCTGTTCGCCGAGCTGAAGGCCGCCGGTGCCGCCCACGTGTTCGGCCTCTCGACACAAAGCAACGAATACCAGACCGAGATGGCCTCACGGCTGCATCTGCCGTTCCCGGTGCTGTCGGACGAGAAGCTGGCGCTGACGCGCGCGCTGAAGCTGCCGACGATGGAGGTCGCGGGCCTGACGTTGATCAAGCGCCTCGCGCTCATCATCGACGATGCCAGCATCACGCACGTGCTCTATCCCGTGTTCCCGCCTGACCGGAACGCCGGCGACGTCCTGGACTGGCTGAAGGCCAATCCAGCAAAGGCGTAA
- the mscL gene encoding large conductance mechanosensitive channel protein MscL gives MGVEEKGTRMLKEFREFAMKGNVVDLAVGVIIGAAFGAIVTSLVGDIIMPIIGAVTGGLDFSNYFVPLSKAVSATNLADAKKQGAVLAYGSFLTLTINFIIVAFVLFLVIRAMNTLKRKEEAAPAAAPKSSAEVELLTEIRDLLKK, from the coding sequence ATGGGCGTCGAGGAAAAGGGCACACGCATGCTCAAGGAATTCCGCGAATTCGCCATGAAGGGCAACGTCGTCGATCTCGCGGTCGGCGTCATCATCGGCGCGGCCTTCGGTGCCATCGTCACGTCGCTGGTCGGTGACATCATCATGCCGATCATCGGCGCGGTCACCGGCGGCCTCGACTTCTCGAACTACTTTGTCCCCTTGTCGAAGGCGGTCTCAGCCACCAACTTAGCTGATGCGAAAAAGCAAGGCGCCGTACTTGCTTACGGCAGCTTCCTGACGCTGACGATCAACTTCATCATCGTCGCCTTCGTGCTGTTCCTGGTGATCCGCGCCATGAACACCTTGAAGCGCAAGGAGGAGGCGGCGCCGGCCGCGGCCCCGAAGTCGTCGGCCGAGGTCGAGCTGCTGACTGAGATCCGTGATCTCCTCAAGAAGTGA
- the gatB gene encoding Asp-tRNA(Asn)/Glu-tRNA(Gln) amidotransferase subunit GatB: MNTSVRQGKLIKGQTGDWEVVIGMEVHAQVTSQSKLFSGAATEFGGEPNSHVSLVDAAMPGMLPVINGECVRQAVRTGLGLNAAINLRSVFDRKNYFYPDSPQGYQISQYKSPIVGEGDVVVELDGGKVATIGIERLHLEQDAGKLLHDQSPTMSFVDLNRCGVALMEIVSKPDIRDAEQAKAYVTKLRSILRYLGTCDGDMEKGSLRADVNVSVRKPGGPLGTRCEIKNMNSITFIGQAIEYEARRQIEILEDGGAIDQETRLYDPNKGETRSMRSKEEAHDYRYFPDPDLLPLEFSQAFVDALKAELPELPDQKKTRFVADFGLSAYDASVLVAERESAVFYETVLDRLANRARDGKMAANWVINELFGRLNKEGRDITDSPVNAEQLAAIIDLIGEGTISGKIAKDLFEIVWQEGGDPRALVESRGMKQVTDLSAIEKVVDDIIAANPDKAAQVKDKPQSLGWFVGQVMKASGGKANPQSVNELLKSKLGV, encoded by the coding sequence ATGAACACGTCAGTCAGACAGGGAAAACTGATCAAGGGCCAGACCGGCGATTGGGAAGTCGTGATCGGCATGGAGGTGCATGCTCAGGTCACCTCGCAGTCGAAACTGTTCTCCGGGGCCGCGACCGAATTCGGCGGCGAGCCCAACAGCCATGTCTCGCTGGTTGACGCGGCGATGCCGGGCATGCTGCCTGTCATCAACGGGGAGTGCGTCAGGCAGGCTGTCCGAACCGGGCTCGGTCTCAACGCCGCGATCAATTTGCGCTCGGTGTTCGACCGCAAGAACTATTTCTATCCGGACTCGCCGCAGGGCTACCAGATCAGCCAGTACAAATCGCCGATCGTCGGCGAGGGCGACGTCGTCGTCGAACTGGACGGTGGCAAGGTCGCCACCATCGGTATCGAGCGGCTGCATCTGGAGCAGGATGCAGGCAAATTGCTGCACGACCAGTCGCCGACCATGTCCTTTGTCGACCTCAATCGCTGCGGCGTTGCGTTGATGGAGATCGTGTCAAAACCCGACATCCGCGATGCCGAGCAGGCCAAGGCCTATGTGACCAAGCTGCGCTCGATCCTGCGCTATCTCGGCACCTGCGACGGCGACATGGAGAAGGGAAGCTTGCGGGCCGACGTCAACGTCTCGGTGCGCAAGCCCGGCGGGCCGCTCGGCACCCGCTGCGAGATCAAGAACATGAACTCGATCACCTTCATCGGGCAGGCGATCGAGTACGAGGCGCGGCGCCAGATCGAGATCCTCGAGGACGGCGGCGCCATTGACCAGGAGACGCGGCTCTATGACCCCAACAAGGGCGAGACCCGCTCGATGCGCTCCAAGGAAGAGGCGCATGACTACCGCTACTTCCCCGACCCGGACTTGCTGCCGCTGGAGTTCAGTCAGGCGTTCGTCGACGCGCTGAAGGCGGAGCTGCCGGAGCTGCCGGACCAGAAGAAGACGCGCTTCGTCGCCGACTTCGGCCTGTCAGCCTATGATGCGAGCGTGCTGGTCGCCGAGCGCGAGAGCGCGGTGTTCTACGAGACCGTGCTCGACAGGCTCGCCAACCGCGCGCGCGACGGCAAGATGGCGGCGAACTGGGTGATCAACGAGCTGTTCGGCCGCCTCAACAAGGAAGGCCGGGATATTACGGACTCTCCCGTCAACGCCGAGCAGCTGGCTGCGATCATCGACCTGATCGGCGAGGGCACGATCTCCGGCAAGATCGCCAAGGATCTGTTCGAGATCGTCTGGCAGGAGGGCGGCGATCCCCGCGCACTGGTGGAAAGCCGCGGCATGAAGCAGGTGACCGACCTCTCGGCGATCGAGAAGGTGGTCGACGACATCATCGCGGCCAATCCCGACAAGGCCGCGCAGGTGAAGGACAAGCCGCAGTCGCTCGGCTGGTTCGTCGGCCAGGTGATGAAGGCGTCCGGCGGCAAGGCCAACCCGCAGAGCGTCAACGAACTGCTCAAGTCCAAGCTCGGCGTCTAG
- a CDS encoding porin, whose protein sequence is MKLVKSLLLGSAAGLIAVGGAQAADLPVKAKAVEYVKICSLYGAGFYYIPGTDTCIKLGGYLRAEVALNTNSSFSGQLTSNNGSRNRLTNYYTMRAREDLNIDTRTATEYGVVRTFFDGVFSWTTGNYAGTGSATGTTAYSGTLALNTSGATPALVGSSINGTDGNTSGGSLGVYYAFIQFAGFTMGKAVSQFDAPWTNYPGNNFDSLVGGSGTVTGVNQFTYTADFGQGVTASFSAEDATAYYQAGNLNMTGASVAGIAGGAYGSNAIGGSRSPNLVGMVRVDQAWGLFQASVAAHDNHVAYYGATEPTGHPDDKWGWAVQLALSIKNIPTGAGDVINISGVYTDGASRYNFQNLAGGSYSMFGSSGVAYQSVGFAQAPDTVFVTGSSQETVKTWGFRGAYTHNWDPFWNTALYGAYAQAQFGSLAKTTICGAGGAGGVFGGLVGVTSCNPDFAVAQVGVITRWTPVKNLTFSADLNWTHLDQKYSGTFAYPGSGTTAKPATVYQLKDQDTITLLLRAQRNW, encoded by the coding sequence ATGAAGTTGGTTAAGAGCCTTTTGCTCGGCTCAGCGGCGGGTCTGATCGCCGTGGGCGGAGCGCAGGCAGCCGATCTCCCCGTGAAGGCCAAGGCGGTCGAATACGTGAAGATCTGCTCGCTGTACGGAGCCGGTTTCTACTACATCCCGGGCACCGACACCTGCATCAAGCTGGGTGGTTATCTGCGCGCTGAAGTCGCGCTGAACACCAACTCGAGCTTCAGTGGTCAGCTCACGTCGAACAACGGTTCGCGTAACCGTCTGACGAACTACTACACCATGCGCGCTCGTGAAGATCTCAACATCGACACGCGCACCGCGACCGAGTACGGCGTCGTCCGTACCTTCTTCGACGGCGTGTTCTCCTGGACCACCGGCAACTACGCCGGCACGGGCAGCGCGACGGGCACCACCGCCTACAGCGGCACGCTGGCGCTCAACACCTCCGGCGCCACTCCGGCGCTCGTTGGTTCGTCGATTAACGGCACCGACGGCAACACCTCGGGCGGTTCGCTCGGCGTGTACTACGCCTTCATCCAGTTCGCTGGCTTCACCATGGGTAAGGCCGTGTCGCAGTTCGACGCGCCCTGGACCAACTATCCCGGCAACAACTTCGACAGCCTCGTCGGCGGTTCCGGCACGGTCACTGGTGTCAACCAGTTCACCTACACTGCTGACTTCGGTCAGGGCGTGACGGCCTCGTTCTCGGCTGAAGACGCGACGGCCTACTACCAGGCCGGCAACCTGAACATGACCGGCGCTTCGGTGGCGGGCATCGCAGGCGGCGCGTATGGCTCCAACGCCATCGGCGGCTCGCGTTCGCCGAACCTCGTCGGTATGGTCCGCGTCGACCAGGCCTGGGGTCTGTTCCAGGCGTCGGTCGCTGCTCACGACAACCACGTTGCCTACTATGGCGCCACCGAGCCGACTGGCCACCCCGACGACAAGTGGGGTTGGGCTGTTCAGCTCGCTCTGTCGATCAAGAACATCCCGACTGGCGCGGGTGACGTGATCAACATTTCGGGCGTCTACACCGACGGCGCGTCCCGCTACAACTTCCAGAACCTGGCGGGCGGCTCCTACTCGATGTTCGGCAGCTCGGGCGTCGCTTACCAGAGCGTCGGCTTCGCTCAAGCTCCGGACACGGTGTTCGTGACCGGCTCTTCGCAGGAGACTGTGAAGACCTGGGGCTTCCGTGGTGCCTACACCCACAACTGGGATCCCTTCTGGAACACCGCGCTCTACGGTGCCTACGCTCAGGCGCAGTTCGGCTCGCTGGCCAAGACCACCATCTGCGGCGCTGGCGGTGCAGGCGGCGTGTTCGGCGGCCTGGTTGGTGTGACGAGCTGTAACCCTGACTTCGCGGTTGCGCAGGTCGGTGTCATCACCCGTTGGACCCCGGTCAAGAACCTCACCTTCTCGGCTGACTTGAACTGGACCCACCTCGACCAGAAGTACTCCGGTACTTTTGCTTACCCGGGTTCGGGCACGACGGCCAAGCCGGCCACCGTGTATCAGCTGAAGGATCAGGACACCATCACCCTGCTCCTCCGCGCTCAGCGCAACTGGTAA